Sequence from the Bacillus sp. BGMRC 2118 genome:
GAATTAGAAAAAGAAACACCGCAATCCAGCGGCTATCAATTTCCGCCACTTCACTTTCTAACTAGACCAAAGCACGATGTCATTACAGACGAGAAGTGGCTTGAAGAGCAAAAAGAGCTATTAGACGTTACGCTAGAAAACTTTAATGTGAGAGCAAAGGTCGTAAATGTGACCCAAGGCCCCTCTGTCACACGATTTGAAGTGCACCCGGAGCCTGGAGTAAAGGTTAACAAAATTACGAACCTATCAGATGACATTAAGCTCTCTCTATCAGCAAGAGATATTAGAATGGAAGCACCAATACCAGGGAAAAATACAATTGGGATTGAAGTGCCAAATAAAGTTAGTAAGCCAGTTATGTTAAGTGAGATTATAAACAGTTCTGCATTCAGAAATAATGCTTCTCCGTTAACCGTTGCGTTAGGACTGGATATTTCGGGAAAACCTATCATTACAGATTTGAATAAAATGCCTCACGGATTAATTGCTGGTGCAACAGGATCGGGGAAAAGTGTATGTATTAATGCAATGCTCATAAGCTTGTTATACAAAGCCTCTCCAGATCAAGTTAAGCTTTTACTAATTGATCCGAAGATGGTAGAGCTTGCTCCATATAATGATATCCCTCATTTAGTCAGTCCTGTGATTACTGATGTAAAGGCAGCAACCGCAGCATTAAAGTGGGCTGTTGAGGAAATGGAACGACGTTATGAGAGATTTGCCCACTCAGGCGTTCGTGATATTAACCGTTATAATGAACTTGTACGAGAACATAATGAGCTTTCAGGTGAAATGCCATTCTTAGTCATCATTATTGATGAGTTGGCGGATTTGATGATGGTAGCACCAGGAGAAGTAGAGGAATCAATTTGCCGTATCGCACAAAAGGCAAGGGCTTGCGGTATTCATTTATTACTAGCTACACAGCGTCCTTCCGTAGATGTTATTACAGGTCTTATAAAGGCAAATGTTCCAACACGAATAGCTTTTTCTGTGTCTTCTCAAGTGGATTCTAGAACTATTATTGACGTTAGTGGTGCGGAGAAGCTACTGGGCAGAGGAGATATGCTATTATTAGAAAATGGTTCGTCTAAGTCTGTCAGATTGCAAGGTAATTTCGTATCCGACAACGAAATTGAGAATATCGTTTCGTTTGTGAAAGAACGACAGAAGCCTGAGTATTTGTTCCATCAACAAGACTTAGTATCAAAATCAAATGTTAGTCATGATGAGGATGAGTTGTTCAATGAAGCCTGTGAGTTTGTTATTGAACAAGGTGGTGCATCATCATCTTTATTACAACGCAGGTTCCGTATTGGGTATAATCGTGCTGCAAGACTAATTGAAATGATGGAAGAGTATGGAATTGTTTCTGAACAACGAGGTAGTAAACAGCGAGATGTACTTATTACAGCAGATGAATGGCTAGAATTACAAGACGTAAATTCTACTTCAATATCTTAACGATTGGAAAAATGATGAGAATTCGTTAAAATGATAGGTATGTCTATACTAGTTGATTGTAGAAAGAGACGAGGATCATAAACATGAAGGAAATAGAGTTAAAGCTACAGGGAAAAATTAAACGGCTGACAAATCGTACGTTTAAGTTTGATGAGCGTATTCGTGATGGTTGGTTTTCTGCCGTCTACTTCTTGAAAACAAGAGAAATTGTCAAACGACATAAGCCCGACAATATTGTAACAATGCAGTTTTTTCAAAAGCAGCATGCTGTATTATGTGGAACAGATGAAGTCATTGCATTAGTTAAAACGTTTGCTGATCATCCTGATGAACTTGAAATTCATTCTTTAAAAGATGGAGATAAAATTAGCCCATTTGAAACGGTACTGACGATTAAAGGACCTTACCAAAACTTCGGTTACCTAGAGGGTATCATAGATGGTATATTAGCAAGAAGAACGTCCGTTGCAACTAGTGTTTATAATGTGATGAATGCGGGAGCAAAAAACGGAATTCAAAAACCCATTATCTTTATGGGGGACCGTGATGATCACTACACACAGCAAGCTGGAGACGGATATGCTGCATACATCGGTGGCTCAAAGGCGCAAGCGACTCATGCAATGAATGAATGGTGGGGAAAGCAAGGGATGGGAACGATGCCACATGCGCTTATCCAATTATTCAATGGTGATGTTGTTGAAGCTGCAAAAGCGTATCAAGATACCTTCCCAGAAGATGAATTGATGGTACTTGTTGATTACAATAATGATGTCATTACCGATGCACTTAAAGTTGCAAAGGAATTTGGAGAAGATTTAAAAGCTGTTCGTTTAGATACTTCAAGAACAATGATTGATCAATACTTTGTTCGAAATCCAGATATTCTTGGTACGTTTGATCCACGTGGTGTTAATGTACCTCTTGTTTTTGCTTTACGAGAAGCTTTAGATAACGAAGGGTATCATCATGTGAAGATTGTAGTGACTGGTGGATTTAATGAAAAACGGATTATAGAATTTGAGGAACAACAAGTTCCTGTTGATATGTACGGAGTTGGAAGTAGCCTGCTTAAGATTAACATTGGATTCACTGGAGACAACGTTGAATTAAATGGTGAACCAGAAGCAAAAGCGGGGCGCAGGTTAAGACCGAACCCTAGATTAGAACAAGTAGACTAACGTAAACAAGAACTGGTAGATTCTCTATCAGTTTCTCTGTTTTTATGACTAATATCTGAATAGATAATTAAGTCAATATTCCTTTTATGCATTTCATGTAGACAGTGATATAATAATATAGTGTTTTTTTACATACAATGACACTAGAAGATGAGGACAATCTCAAATCTAGATTCATGTCATATACTGTCTACAGGTAGACCGCTCGAATTGATTCAAATATTGGAGGTTCTTTATATGACAGTTTACCACTTCGTTGGAATAAAAGGCTCAGGTATGAGTCCTTTAGCACAAATATTGCACGATATGGATATACAAGTACAGGGTTCAGATGTAGAGAAACATTTCTTTACTCAAGTGGCACTTGAAGAGCGAGGGATTACAATCCTTCCTTTTAATCGAGAAAATATTAAGCCTGGACTAACCGTAATTGCTGGGAATGCTTACGCTGATACTCATGAAGAAATAGATGAAGCATTAAAATTAGAAATACCAGTTATTAGGTACCATAAGTTCCTTGGAGAATTTATGAAGAAGTTTACAAGTGTCGCTGTAACAGGAGCTCATGGAAAAACATCTACTACCGGTTTACTAGCACATGTTGTTTCTGGTGCACATCCTACTTCCTTTTTAATCGGAGATGGAACAGGAAAAGGTGCAAAGGATAGCCAATATTTTGTATTTGAGGCGTGTGAATATCGCCGCCACTTTTTATCATACCATCCTGACTATGCAATCATGACAAACATTGATTTTGACCATCCTGATTATTATAAGGATATTGATGATGTATTTGATGCGTTTCAGCAAATGGCGCTTCAGGTGCAAAAGGGGATTATTGCTTGTGGTGATGATGAATACTTACAAAAGATACAAGCAAAGGTACCTGTATTATTTTATGGGTTTGGAGACGATAATGACTTCCAGGCTCGTAATGTTGTGAAGTCAACTACTGGAACATCCTTTGATGTCTATGTACGTAATGACTTTTATGCTTCATTTGAAATACCTGCTTATGGAGATCATAATGTATTAAATTCATTAGCGGTCATAGCACTTTGTCATTATGAAGATATCTCGGCAGATATTGTGGCAGCTCAATTGAAAACACATAAAGGTGTGAAACGCCGATTTACTGAAAAGCAAATCGGAACTCAAACTCTAATTGATGATTATGCTCATCACCCAACTGAAATTAAGGTAACATTAGAGGCAGCGAGACAGAAGTTTCCGACTAGAGAAATTGTAGCCATTTTTCAACCACATACGTTCTCAAGAACACAAACGTTCCTTCAAGAGTTTGCAGATAGCCTAAAAGGAGCGGACCACGTCTATTTATGTGATATTTTCGGTTCTGCTCGTGAAAATCAAGGTGAGCTAACCATTGAAGATCTTCGTGGTAAGATTGAGAATGCATCTATCTTAACAGAAGATTCAATAGAGACATTAAAGAAGCACGAAGATGGAGTTTTAATCTTTATGGGTGCTGGGGACATTCAGAAGTTTCAGAATGCGTACGAAAAGCTAATATAAACATGTGAAAAAATTGAGTGCAAACGGAATTTGTGCTCAATTTTTTTGTTGTCAGTTATTCTCAAACAAATGACACATTCTATTACGAATGAATGAAAATGAATTCGTAAAGGTTGATTAGTGTGTTCGGTATTAAACCTATACAGAGTAAAGATAAGTTGGATCATGTTGGAGAATTTTATCATCGTGTCTCACAGGCTAATATTGATTATTATCATTTTTGGAAGGAAGAGACATTTCTTCATTGGGAATTTTGGTTGTCATGTGCATGCACAATTCTTCCATGGCTCCTATGGTGGAAAGTTCATAAAAGAAGTAGTAGAGCAAGGCTAATTACAGTAAGGTTATTTGTAGTGGTTATTACTTCCTGGTTTGATGCTATCGGTACTATTTATGGATTTTGGTATTACTCGGGCAAAAATTTTTCATCAATCCCATCGTATATCCCTTGGGACTTTTGCATTTTTCCGGTTATCATCATGTTATTGATACAATTCAAGAACCATATATCAGCATGGGAGAAGGCATTATTCTTTGCTAGTATCGGTACATTTATCGGGGAACCATTATTTTGGTGGTTAGGAATGTATGTGATAGAGAAATGGAATATGCTCTATTCATTCCCTATTTACTCTGTTATTTATCTACTTGCAGATCGTTTAAGTAAAGCACAGACTTTTGAAGTACTGTATAAAGTGGAGGAATTTATACTTTGCCTCCACTTTTTTTAGTTATTTAAAGGAAATGATTATTTCCATATTGAATAGTAAATAAAATTACCTATTCATTCTTTTTATTTAATTCCAGGTTTTCTTGAGAGTACTTCTCTACAATCTCCTCTAACTCACCAATGTCACCTTTTGCATTAATGATTTCAAAAATCTCATTTAATCCATCTGAAATCTTCTCATCTTCAGACTTTTTCATAAAGCACCTCCTTGGGTTAGGATTTTCTTCATTATTAAGTTCTCCTTTCATAAACCGGAATATCAAATAAATTTGGGGTGAAATTTCTATGAAAAAATGTTTGGTAGGTAGTTTATTATTTAGGATTTGTATGATATTTGTAGCCTGTTCGACTGACTTCAAGGAGTCAAGTGAAATACTGTTCATCGAAAATGCAGAGGGAGAAGTAATAAATAAAGTGACAAACAGTGAAGATCTAAAAGCAGTACATGAATTATTAGATGGATTGGTATGGGGGAAAGGAAACGTCACATGGTTAGGGGAACCGGATTATATCTTTTATTTTGAATCGTCAGAGGAGAACGTTGACACCTCAAGATATGAAGTACGCATAACTCGAGATGGACGTAGAATTGAATTGGGTAATTTAGGAGAGCAAAAGTATATGTCATTAGTTAAATTTAAGTCTGATATTCTGTATCCAATTCTATCGGGAGAAGAGTTAAAGAAATAAGAAGGAGAAGACAAATGTTAAAATTGTTATTGTTAGGTATTGTTACTACAATTGTTCCTATTTTAATTGTTATTTTGATCTTATCTAAATTAATGAAGAAGATGAAAAAATAGAGCCAAATTGGCTCTATTCTACTTTAAATTTTCTGGATTTAATACTTCTAATTCAGGAATGACAAAACGGCCATCTTTACGAA
This genomic interval carries:
- a CDS encoding UDP-N-acetylmuramate--L-alanine ligase, whose protein sequence is MTVYHFVGIKGSGMSPLAQILHDMDIQVQGSDVEKHFFTQVALEERGITILPFNRENIKPGLTVIAGNAYADTHEEIDEALKLEIPVIRYHKFLGEFMKKFTSVAVTGAHGKTSTTGLLAHVVSGAHPTSFLIGDGTGKGAKDSQYFVFEACEYRRHFLSYHPDYAIMTNIDFDHPDYYKDIDDVFDAFQQMALQVQKGIIACGDDEYLQKIQAKVPVLFYGFGDDNDFQARNVVKSTTGTSFDVYVRNDFYASFEIPAYGDHNVLNSLAVIALCHYEDISADIVAAQLKTHKGVKRRFTEKQIGTQTLIDDYAHHPTEIKVTLEAARQKFPTREIVAIFQPHTFSRTQTFLQEFADSLKGADHVYLCDIFGSARENQGELTIEDLRGKIENASILTEDSIETLKKHEDGVLIFMGAGDIQKFQNAYEKLI
- a CDS encoding nicotinate phosphoribosyltransferase, with the translated sequence MKEIELKLQGKIKRLTNRTFKFDERIRDGWFSAVYFLKTREIVKRHKPDNIVTMQFFQKQHAVLCGTDEVIALVKTFADHPDELEIHSLKDGDKISPFETVLTIKGPYQNFGYLEGIIDGILARRTSVATSVYNVMNAGAKNGIQKPIIFMGDRDDHYTQQAGDGYAAYIGGSKAQATHAMNEWWGKQGMGTMPHALIQLFNGDVVEAAKAYQDTFPEDELMVLVDYNNDVITDALKVAKEFGEDLKAVRLDTSRTMIDQYFVRNPDILGTFDPRGVNVPLVFALREALDNEGYHHVKIVVTGGFNEKRIIEFEEQQVPVDMYGVGSSLLKINIGFTGDNVELNGEPEAKAGRRLRPNPRLEQVD
- a CDS encoding DNA translocase FtsK; this translates as MIKYIKKFYSYIVGDAENVQKELLETNDSTHQVKNPNESEIKARVSYQYPERNFRFPLIADSEIQQKGKRRPPRQPVNNKPVIPASSQSAPRQSPGRKKEPIRSSEPSKGKVPSGPFRATEVPSPVYGFRERVKPNQESELVEFELPETTTIPTFQSEDIEVPTYTKEYEEETEFERFEAYEDYPSTFGEDSKGYVEQEHEEHEEHEEHEEHQVEQQQQQEQMRQEPEEQQQPFESVVNDISQQDVKDKKEETISSQTQQISKEEVRTRKPIPFNVVMLKQDRERLNQKPRELEKETPQSSGYQFPPLHFLTRPKHDVITDEKWLEEQKELLDVTLENFNVRAKVVNVTQGPSVTRFEVHPEPGVKVNKITNLSDDIKLSLSARDIRMEAPIPGKNTIGIEVPNKVSKPVMLSEIINSSAFRNNASPLTVALGLDISGKPIITDLNKMPHGLIAGATGSGKSVCINAMLISLLYKASPDQVKLLLIDPKMVELAPYNDIPHLVSPVITDVKAATAALKWAVEEMERRYERFAHSGVRDINRYNELVREHNELSGEMPFLVIIIDELADLMMVAPGEVEESICRIAQKARACGIHLLLATQRPSVDVITGLIKANVPTRIAFSVSSQVDSRTIIDVSGAEKLLGRGDMLLLENGSSKSVRLQGNFVSDNEIENIVSFVKERQKPEYLFHQQDLVSKSNVSHDEDELFNEACEFVIEQGGASSSLLQRRFRIGYNRAARLIEMMEEYGIVSEQRGSKQRDVLITADEWLELQDVNSTSIS